The DNA window CGCCGCGTGGGCGGCCAGGCCACCACGCCCAGCTGGGTCGCGGGCAGCCCCCACAGCCGCTTCAGGTGTCGTTGCGTGACGGCGGCTTCGCTGCTGGCCGCGCGGTTGGCCCAGAGCTGATCCATACCTGTCGATCCTGCCCCACGCCGGTGGCCTCGACGCCTCCGAGTGTGCACTCGGGGCGGCGACACGCAGTGCGAGACGGCCGCTGGCTACCAAGCGCGGGACAGATCGGCGTGCTGCTGGACCCAGGCGTGCATGGCGATCCCGGCGGCGACGCCGGCGTTGATGCTGCGCGTCGAGCCGAACTGCGCGATCGACACCGTCAGCCGCGCGCCGGCGCGGGTGTCGTCGGTGATGCCGGGGCCCTCCTGACCGAACACCAGCAGGCACTCGCGAGGCAGCGCGGCCCGTTCCAGGCGCGCCGCGCCCGGGACGTTGTCCACGGCGACCACGGTCAGCCCGGCATCCGCCGCGAAGTCCAGCAGTTCGGCGGTGCTGTCGTGGTGGCACAGCCGCTGATAGCGGTCGGTCACCATGGCGCCGCGGCGATTCCACCGCCGCCGCCCCACGATGTGCACGGTATGCACCGCGAAGGCGTTGGCGGTGCGCACCACCGAACCGATGTTGGCGTCGTGCCCGAAGTTTTCGATCGCCACGTGCAGGGGGTGCCGACGCCGGTCGATGTCGGCGATGATCGCCTCCCGCGTCCAGTACCGGTAGGCGTCGACGACATTGCGAGTGTCGCCCTCGCGCAACAGGACTGGGTCATACCGCGGATCGTCGGGCAACTCGCCCGGCCACGGCCCGACGCCGGCCGGCGGCGTCACCGCCCATTCGGTGGGCCCGGGCCCGCTCATCGCTGCGTCCACACCCCGGCGTGCGTACCGTCGATCGCCAGCGTGGCGTAGAGCAACGCGTCGTTGATCTCGCCCTGGGTGCACAGCGACGCGTTGACGTGCACTGCGTCCAGTGAGGCGTCGGGCAGGATCAGCACCGACGACCCGTACGCCGCGCAGGCCGGGTTCAATCCCGGGGCGGGCAGGGTCGGCGACGCCAGCAGCATCATCGGGCCGCCGCGCTTGGCGGACTCGTCGCGATAGCGGGCCGCGATGGCGGTGGCTTCCAGCCCCAGCAGCATGTAGCCGTTGCCGGTGAACGCTCCCGG is part of the Mycobacterium mantenii genome and encodes:
- a CDS encoding TrmH family RNA methyltransferase; amino-acid sequence: MSGPGPTEWAVTPPAGVGPWPGELPDDPRYDPVLLREGDTRNVVDAYRYWTREAIIADIDRRRHPLHVAIENFGHDANIGSVVRTANAFAVHTVHIVGRRRWNRRGAMVTDRYQRLCHHDSTAELLDFAADAGLTVVAVDNVPGAARLERAALPRECLLVFGQEGPGITDDTRAGARLTVSIAQFGSTRSINAGVAAGIAMHAWVQQHADLSRAW